GAAAGGACTCCGCAGCGTGACAGACCACGTCGAGCCCGCTGGAGGAGGTCACCGCCCGGGGCATGCTCACCGTGAGCAGCGGGTCCACCACCCCCCGGTTCGGCCGCAGGTACTGGTGAGAGATGCCGGTCTTCACCTTCTGCTCCGGGATGTCCAGCACGGCCACCGTGGTCGCCTCCGCCCCGGTCCCGGCGGTGGTGGGGACCGCGAGCAGCGGCTTGAGCGGGCTCGGCGGCTTCCTGCCCCCGCCGACCGGCGGGTTGACGTAGTCCATGATCGGGGCCGGGTGGGTGGCGACGAGGTTGGCCACCTTGGCGGTGTCGATGCTGGAGCCGCCCCCCACCGCCACGAAGCCGTCGAAGCCCCCCTCCACGGCGAAATCCGCCGCCGCCTGGAAGGAGTCCGCGGTGGGCTCCACCCGGACCTCATCCCACAGCTCGACCTCGATACCCTCGGCCTCGATAAGCTCCTTTATCCGCGGGGTGATCCCGGCCTCCACCACCCCGGGGTCGGAGACGAGCATCACCCGGCTCACCCGCAGCCGCTTGACCTCCCAGCCGACCTCCTCGGAGGCCCCGGGTCCGAACTTGAGCGGGGTGGCCTCCATGGTGTATACGGTCTCGCGTCCCGAACCGCCGGTATCCTGCACGGCCAGAGACCTCCTTTCCCTGTGGAGAACGCGAAGCGTCCCGGACTCTCTCTTTCCGCCTGCAATTCTATACCCGGACGCCAAACGCTTCCTCCATCGGGTCTCCGCTTGACAGGG
The Rubrobacter xylanophilus genome window above contains:
- a CDS encoding hydroxyacid-oxoacid transhydrogenase encodes the protein MQDTGGSGRETVYTMEATPLKFGPGASEEVGWEVKRLRVSRVMLVSDPGVVEAGITPRIKELIEAEGIEVELWDEVRVEPTADSFQAAADFAVEGGFDGFVAVGGGSSIDTAKVANLVATHPAPIMDYVNPPVGGGRKPPSPLKPLLAVPTTAGTGAEATTVAVLDIPEQKVKTGISHQYLRPNRGVVDPLLTVSMPRAVTSSSGLDVVCHAAESFLARPYNTRPKPKSPDDRPPYQGSNPIADMWSSKALEYGGRYLRRAVADGKDVEARGHMMLGASLAGVGFGSAGVHIPHACAYPIAGLRHEYRPPGYPQDHPFVPHGWSVIVTAPAAFRFTYDASPERHHRVAELLSGGPIENPDENTLPEVLIQLMKDVGAPRGVAEFGYTEEDIPALVEGAMKQQRLLVLTPKEVTEEDLANILRESMENW